The Actinomycetota bacterium genome has a window encoding:
- a CDS encoding glycosyltransferase family 39 protein, giving the protein MFFALLLLYTLTLQTSLSSDCIPNAYLPLSVLKHGSISLGFFSELYARGRPYFLVPYGGGLHSIFGIGAPLFALPFYLPFLFRDSTPSFTTLIYVSKLAASFYVSLSAALLFAALRRLTTQRRALLITTVYALATPAFCTASQALWQHGPSLFLLSLGIYLLVRGIERPRWSAWPALPLGISVLVRTTNLVFLPPVIIYLGWKKRRELPWFLLLLLPGALATAFYNHAAYGSVFRFPLMAPKYLLPAGEFMAYNEYNGFWRTPFLTGFFGNLISPSRGLLAISPVLILAFLGPATLISKSFRKDRSYTELALCFFAAFLLQLLLVAKKTDWTGGSSFGNRLLIDTLPFLVFLILPAMEFVGEHARQAVRKCAWSIFILLFAVSFALQLEGIIPYDRGSWDLQGPIDRRAWDWHDSQVAFYLKHPEPVVPPLVREITGKAPGVADLEIGVLEGRPYLRFRMSEYAKIIWKVISMQDAETEFSLPFYAAKGENELLFAEEYFGENGREAMERLIRMLAMPCRHEFVVMDPLTGVENRHLLVTSAIPP; this is encoded by the coding sequence TTGTTCTTTGCCCTCCTCCTCCTATACACGCTGACGCTCCAGACCTCGTTATCGAGTGATTGCATTCCGAACGCCTACCTCCCGCTGTCCGTGCTCAAGCACGGGTCTATAAGCCTCGGTTTTTTTTCCGAACTCTATGCCCGTGGGAGGCCGTATTTCCTGGTTCCATACGGCGGAGGCCTGCATTCCATCTTCGGGATCGGCGCGCCCCTGTTCGCCCTCCCCTTCTACCTCCCCTTTCTGTTCCGCGACTCCACACCTTCCTTCACCACCCTCATCTACGTCTCCAAGCTGGCGGCATCGTTTTATGTCTCCCTCAGCGCCGCCCTGCTATTCGCGGCGCTGCGCAGACTCACCACACAGCGGCGCGCCCTGCTCATCACCACGGTCTATGCCCTGGCGACGCCCGCGTTCTGCACCGCCTCGCAGGCGTTATGGCAGCACGGGCCCTCCCTCTTCCTGCTCTCCCTCGGCATCTACCTCCTGGTCCGCGGGATCGAGAGACCGCGGTGGTCCGCCTGGCCCGCCCTCCCGCTGGGGATCTCGGTACTGGTGCGCACCACCAACCTCGTGTTCCTGCCCCCCGTGATCATCTACCTCGGCTGGAAAAAGAGGCGGGAGCTGCCCTGGTTCTTGCTGCTCCTGCTGCCCGGCGCGCTGGCAACGGCGTTCTATAACCATGCGGCTTACGGGTCCGTCTTCCGCTTTCCCCTCATGGCGCCGAAATACCTGCTCCCGGCAGGCGAGTTCATGGCCTACAACGAATACAACGGTTTCTGGAGGACCCCCTTCCTCACCGGATTTTTCGGCAACCTGATAAGCCCGAGCCGTGGCCTTCTGGCCATCTCCCCCGTGCTCATCCTGGCTTTTCTCGGCCCGGCGACCCTTATTTCTAAATCCTTCCGTAAAGACAGATCCTACACCGAACTGGCGCTATGTTTCTTCGCCGCTTTTCTTCTCCAGCTCTTGTTGGTGGCGAAGAAAACGGACTGGACGGGTGGCAGCTCTTTCGGGAACCGGCTGCTCATCGACACCCTTCCTTTCCTCGTTTTCCTCATCCTTCCTGCCATGGAATTCGTTGGCGAACATGCGCGGCAGGCGGTGCGAAAATGCGCTTGGTCCATATTCATCCTGCTCTTCGCCGTCTCTTTCGCCTTGCAGCTGGAAGGGATAATCCCCTACGACCGTGGGAGCTGGGACCTACAGGGGCCCATCGATCGCAGGGCTTGGGACTGGCACGACAGCCAAGTGGCCTTCTACCTGAAACACCCCGAGCCCGTGGTCCCTCCTCTCGTCAGGGAGATCACGGGGAAAGCCCCGGGGGTCGCGGACCTCGAGATAGGGGTGCTGGAGGGGCGTCCGTATTTACGTTTCAGAATGAGCGAATACGCCAAAATCATCTGGAAGGTCATCTCCATGCAGGACGCAGAGACCGAGTTCTCCCTGCCTTTCTACGCGGCCAAGGGCGAAAACGAGCTCCTCTTTGCGGAAGAGTATTTCGGGGAGAACGGGCGCGAGGCCATGGAGCGGCTCATCCGGATGCTGGCGATGCCCTGCCGGCACGAGTTCGTGGTCATGGACCCCCTGACGGGCGTCGAGAACCGACACCTCCTGGTGACCTCGGCCATCCCGCCGTGA
- a CDS encoding FecR domain-containing protein, with protein MRNRYYSQYLMRVLDGEDLSLDRELSELVRLGERVKRVMPVVPPLEEAARARIWESAASGAGAPDPCERRMVTLPRAAWIAAAACLIAGAAVFALFLLRGGAPTVTGRVEVASLHIDRGEVTVRDGEGNERPAVEGEALAEGDTVIAARGARGWMDFGSGSILRLQGDTEVALVEGEEGVEVEVVRGRTYHRVAEGTRYLARSGGVSVNALGTAFMLDVEDGRGRVLSIHSAVKVVTGGEPGSSLDEGDALDFFQGGIGEPYDITREHLDDEWIRWNKALDEELGLPVGILRLLEEAAEEEKTQEEPPREPSSPQPAPPQPQPSPLPAPQPPVQKSVALAAAAREGAVDFTWTLTGYSGFQGFKLCRSETNPAPSYPGDWWKYIDGEGTRSVTDTSVEGGRTYYYRLAVYDRGEVLGYSNAVQVTVPGKKQELSICLSAAVEGGKAVLSWEVSGTGSYSGFKLCRSETNPAPSYPGDTCTFVDAGSRSYADTSVSSGHAYYYRVGIYRDGSILVYSNAVKVVVP; from the coding sequence ATGAGGAACAGATACTATTCCCAGTACCTCATGCGCGTCCTGGACGGCGAGGACCTCTCCCTCGACCGCGAGCTGTCGGAGCTGGTCCGCCTGGGGGAGAGGGTCAAGCGGGTCATGCCGGTGGTACCTCCTCTGGAAGAGGCGGCGCGCGCGAGGATATGGGAGAGCGCGGCCTCCGGGGCAGGCGCGCCCGATCCCTGTGAGCGCAGGATGGTGACCCTCCCGCGGGCGGCGTGGATCGCCGCGGCGGCATGCTTGATCGCCGGAGCGGCGGTGTTTGCCCTGTTCCTCCTGCGCGGCGGAGCGCCGACGGTCACCGGGAGGGTGGAGGTGGCGAGCCTGCACATAGACAGGGGCGAGGTGACCGTCAGGGACGGGGAGGGGAACGAGCGGCCCGCTGTGGAGGGGGAGGCCCTGGCGGAGGGAGACACGGTCATCGCCGCGCGGGGTGCCAGGGGGTGGATGGATTTCGGGTCAGGGAGCATCCTGCGCCTGCAGGGGGACACGGAGGTCGCGCTGGTGGAGGGCGAAGAGGGCGTCGAGGTGGAGGTGGTGCGCGGAAGGACCTACCACCGCGTGGCCGAGGGGACCCGCTATCTGGCGCGCTCTGGCGGGGTCTCCGTGAACGCCCTGGGGACGGCCTTCATGCTCGACGTGGAGGACGGCAGGGGCAGGGTGCTTTCCATCCACTCCGCGGTGAAGGTGGTGACAGGCGGCGAGCCGGGCTCAAGTCTTGACGAGGGCGACGCCCTCGACTTCTTCCAGGGGGGCATAGGCGAGCCCTATGACATAACCCGCGAACACCTGGACGACGAGTGGATACGTTGGAACAAGGCCTTAGACGAGGAGCTGGGGCTTCCGGTGGGGATACTACGACTCCTCGAGGAGGCGGCGGAGGAAGAGAAGACGCAGGAAGAGCCGCCCCGGGAGCCCTCCTCGCCCCAGCCTGCTCCTCCGCAACCCCAGCCTTCCCCGCTGCCGGCGCCGCAACCGCCCGTCCAGAAGAGCGTGGCCCTTGCCGCCGCGGCCCGCGAGGGCGCGGTGGACTTCACCTGGACCCTCACCGGCTACAGCGGTTTCCAGGGGTTCAAGCTATGCCGCTCCGAGACCAACCCCGCGCCCTCCTACCCCGGGGACTGGTGGAAGTACATCGACGGAGAGGGCACGCGCTCCGTCACCGACACCTCCGTGGAGGGCGGCCGTACCTATTATTACCGCCTGGCGGTGTACGACCGGGGAGAGGTGCTGGGATACAGCAACGCGGTGCAGGTGACGGTGCCGGGGAAGAAGCAGGAGCTCAGCATATGCCTGAGCGCGGCGGTGGAGGGCGGGAAGGCGGTCCTCTCGTGGGAGGTGTCCGGCACGGGCTCCTATTCCGGTTTCAAGCTGTGCCGCTCCGAGACCAACCCCGCGCCCTCCTACCCCGGGGACACCTGCACCTTCGTGGACGCGGGATCGAGGTCCTACGCGGATACCTCCGTAAGCTCCGGACACGCTTACTATTACCGCGTGGGCATATACAGGGACGGGTCCATCCTCGTCTACAGCAACGCGGTGAAGGTGGTGGTGCCCTGA
- a CDS encoding sigma-70 family RNA polymerase sigma factor, producing MALVPMDREREKELVLAAGTSMEAFAELYEHYVDGIYAFVLRRVGDVSEAEDITARVFEKALRGIGGFQWKGASFFSWLVRIASNAVVDHYRSEGRRKRVNLEDVLPVLEAGEDPTEDLERREERELVLKALAGLPARQRALLELKFVDELDTETMAEMLGCSRGNLAVRLHRALKALRREVERLEGGEEA from the coding sequence ATGGCCCTGGTGCCCATGGACCGGGAAAGAGAAAAGGAGCTGGTGCTCGCGGCCGGGACCTCCATGGAGGCCTTCGCGGAGCTCTACGAGCATTACGTGGACGGCATCTACGCCTTCGTCCTCCGGCGGGTGGGAGATGTGAGCGAGGCCGAGGACATCACCGCCCGCGTCTTCGAGAAGGCCCTGCGCGGCATCGGCGGCTTCCAGTGGAAGGGCGCGTCGTTCTTCTCCTGGCTGGTGCGCATCGCCTCCAATGCCGTGGTGGACCACTACCGCAGCGAGGGCAGGAGGAAGAGGGTGAACCTCGAGGATGTGCTCCCCGTCCTAGAGGCGGGGGAGGATCCCACGGAGGACCTCGAGAGGCGGGAGGAACGCGAGCTCGTCCTCAAGGCCCTGGCCGGGCTCCCGGCGAGGCAGCGCGCCCTGCTGGAGTTGAAGTTCGTGGACGAGCTGGACACGGAGACCATGGCGGAGATGTTGGGATGCAGCAGGGGAAACCTTGCGGTGCGGCTGCACCGGGCCCTCAAGGCGTTGCGGCGTGAGGTCGAGAGGCTCGAGGGAGGGGAGGAGGCATGA
- a CDS encoding AMP-binding protein, which produces MLLYEPLERWAKERPDREAIVYGDRRVTYAAYDREVNRVACGLLALGVRRGDKVGLYIPNHPEFVFGYLACAKVGAAAVPVSWRFAPAEVRYILGHSDASVVLAEPSFMDSDFLAKINVVRDELPALRQVVVIGGKEDAAKVEGAITYEEFLAAGEGREAELEERKKEVQEDDTVFLLFTSGTTGQPKAPMLTHRNITEYVKGQISSSGLSDDERLLMDIPNNHVGGGVMAIASMLVNGTTLVMLDTFIPQQVLQTVQDERITIMGQVPAQYILLFMQPDFDSYDLSSVRHAVISGAPVQPELVDQIEEKMGIVPYIGYGLTETSGAITFTRREHPREKISTTIGVPNEGIEVRIMSPERGEVPRGESGEIAVRGAAVMKGYYNQPEATAAAFDEEGFFYTGDMGFIDEDGFVHILGRKKEMYIRGGENVYPPEVEEVLLKHPKVLFAAVLGYPDPVMGEKGRAYVVPQPGAEVTEEEIKAFCREHLASYKVPDQVVFRNELPLTPLGKVHKYALYQELEKEEG; this is translated from the coding sequence ATGCTGCTTTACGAACCGCTGGAGAGATGGGCGAAGGAGAGGCCCGACCGCGAGGCCATCGTCTACGGTGACCGGCGTGTGACCTACGCCGCATACGACCGCGAGGTCAACCGCGTGGCCTGCGGTCTGCTGGCCCTGGGGGTGCGGCGGGGAGACAAGGTAGGCCTGTATATCCCCAACCACCCGGAGTTCGTCTTCGGCTACCTGGCTTGCGCGAAGGTGGGGGCGGCCGCGGTGCCGGTGTCCTGGCGCTTCGCCCCCGCCGAGGTCAGGTACATCCTGGGACATTCCGATGCCTCGGTGGTGCTCGCCGAGCCCTCCTTCATGGATTCCGACTTCCTGGCCAAGATAAACGTGGTGCGGGACGAGCTCCCCGCCCTCCGGCAGGTGGTGGTGATCGGCGGTAAAGAGGACGCCGCCAAGGTGGAGGGCGCCATCACCTATGAGGAGTTCCTGGCCGCGGGAGAGGGCAGGGAGGCCGAGCTGGAGGAGAGAAAGAAGGAGGTGCAGGAGGACGACACCGTCTTCCTCCTCTTCACCTCCGGCACCACGGGACAGCCCAAGGCCCCCATGCTCACCCACCGCAACATCACCGAGTACGTGAAGGGACAGATAAGCTCCTCCGGCCTGAGCGACGACGAGCGCCTGCTCATGGACATCCCCAACAACCACGTGGGAGGCGGGGTGATGGCCATCGCCAGCATGCTCGTCAACGGCACCACCCTGGTGATGCTGGACACCTTTATCCCCCAGCAGGTCCTCCAGACGGTGCAGGACGAGCGCATCACCATCATGGGGCAGGTGCCGGCCCAGTACATCCTCCTCTTCATGCAGCCCGACTTCGACTCCTATGACCTCTCATCCGTGAGGCATGCCGTCATCTCCGGGGCGCCGGTGCAGCCGGAGCTTGTGGACCAGATCGAGGAGAAGATGGGCATCGTGCCCTATATCGGCTACGGACTCACCGAGACCAGCGGCGCCATCACCTTCACCCGCCGGGAACATCCCCGGGAGAAGATATCCACCACCATCGGGGTCCCCAACGAAGGCATCGAGGTGCGTATCATGAGCCCGGAGCGCGGGGAGGTGCCCCGGGGTGAGTCGGGGGAGATCGCGGTGCGCGGGGCGGCGGTGATGAAGGGCTATTACAACCAGCCCGAGGCCACGGCGGCCGCCTTCGACGAGGAGGGGTTCTTCTACACCGGCGACATGGGGTTCATCGACGAGGACGGATTCGTGCACATCCTGGGGCGCAAGAAGGAGATGTACATCCGCGGGGGGGAGAACGTCTATCCTCCCGAGGTGGAGGAGGTGCTCCTCAAGCACCCCAAGGTGCTCTTCGCGGCGGTGTTGGGCTATCCCGACCCGGTGATGGGTGAGAAGGGCAGGGCTTATGTGGTCCCGCAGCCGGGGGCGGAGGTGACGGAGGAGGAGATCAAGGCCTTCTGCCGCGAGCACCTGGCGAGCTACAAGGTGCCCGACCAGGTGGTCTTCCGTAACGAGCTGCCCCTCACGCCCCTGGGCAAGGTACACAAATACGCCCTCTACCAGGAGCTGGAAAAAGAGGAGGGATAG
- a CDS encoding acetyl-CoA acetyltransferase, with translation MSCSLHDIAIIGVGASKFGENFDMDVESMLVAAAYEAYEDAGVKPEDIQAAWIGIQYPFTGLSGATLADPLKLYHIPITHTENYCVSGLDSFRNACLGVASGMYDLVMAAGVEKLTDQAGRGLPTAGFGHPVLLKGLTAPSAFGLAFPQHARKYGTTKEDLAHVAVKNHYNGAAHPKAHFRREVTLEQVMKAPIVSGVLGLLDCCAISDGAAAVIITRREIARKYRDDYVVLRGLGLSVFSNLLPFDPDFDYLTWIPTVKAARVAYEMAGIENPREEIDCAEVHDCFTITEILNYEDLGFCAKGEGGKFVREGRASIDGDVAVNPSGGLKCFGHPIGATGCRMVYEITRQLQGRAEGRQREGARTGLVHNLGGLGGVVCGVAVLSSDDRYR, from the coding sequence ATGAGCTGCAGCCTGCACGATATCGCCATCATCGGAGTGGGAGCCAGCAAGTTCGGCGAGAACTTCGACATGGACGTGGAGAGCATGCTGGTGGCCGCGGCCTACGAGGCCTACGAGGATGCCGGCGTGAAGCCCGAGGACATCCAGGCCGCCTGGATCGGTATCCAGTACCCCTTCACGGGTCTCTCCGGTGCCACCCTGGCGGACCCCCTCAAGCTCTACCACATCCCCATCACCCATACCGAGAACTACTGCGTCTCCGGGCTGGACTCTTTCCGCAACGCCTGCCTGGGGGTGGCTTCCGGGATGTACGACCTGGTCATGGCCGCGGGGGTGGAGAAACTCACCGACCAGGCAGGCCGCGGGCTGCCCACCGCCGGCTTCGGCCACCCGGTGCTGTTGAAAGGCCTCACCGCGCCCAGCGCTTTCGGCCTGGCCTTCCCGCAGCACGCCCGCAAGTACGGCACCACCAAGGAGGACCTGGCACACGTGGCGGTGAAGAACCACTACAACGGCGCCGCCCACCCCAAAGCCCATTTCCGCCGCGAGGTGACCCTGGAGCAGGTGATGAAGGCCCCCATCGTCTCGGGAGTCCTGGGGCTCCTGGACTGCTGCGCCATATCCGACGGCGCCGCGGCGGTGATCATCACCCGCAGGGAGATCGCCCGGAAGTACCGCGACGACTACGTGGTGCTGCGCGGTCTGGGACTCTCGGTTTTTTCCAACCTCCTGCCCTTCGACCCGGACTTCGACTACCTCACCTGGATCCCAACGGTGAAGGCGGCCAGGGTTGCCTACGAGATGGCGGGCATCGAGAACCCCCGCGAGGAGATAGACTGCGCCGAGGTCCATGACTGTTTCACCATCACCGAGATCCTCAATTACGAGGACCTGGGGTTCTGCGCCAAGGGCGAGGGAGGGAAGTTCGTGCGCGAGGGCCGCGCCTCCATCGACGGCGACGTGGCCGTCAATCCCTCAGGGGGGCTCAAGTGCTTCGGACATCCCATCGGGGCCACCGGCTGCCGCATGGTGTACGAGATCACGCGCCAGCTGCAGGGCCGGGCGGAGGGGCGCCAGCGCGAGGGCGCCAGAACCGGGCTGGTCCACAACCTGGGAGGACTGGGAGGCGTGGTGTGCGGCGTGGCCGTGCTCAGCTCGGATGACAGGTATAGGTGA